The stretch of DNA GAGGGAATCATGTTCGAGAATTATAAACTATAGGGGTTGTTGGGGAATTTCTAGAATATCGATGGGAATTACCTTAACTCTTAATTCTACGGGTCGCTCTAGCTCTTTAGCTAATAAATCTCTAGCTTGTTCCAGGCGAGCGCGAGAGATAGCATCTGCCGATGCTACTTCCATTTCTACTAGTAAATAATCCGATTGAGGTTTGACTTCAATCGAGCGAATATCGGAGTTAGAAAAAATTGGCGTTCGACTGCGAACTATTTCATTGACCGTATATCGGACATTTTTTTGGATAATCAAAGTTCTCAAAGAAAAAGTTAGAGGTAGACCTAATAAAGCAATAATCCCTATGGAAAATATTAATCCTTGTTTTGCTCGTTCGATACTGCCATAAGATTGACATAAAAAAACAATTAAGCCGCTAAAAACAATTCCCGTTAGGTTAGTTAAAAATAGTAGTGACGAACCAATAGTTAGAGATTTTTCTCCCAAAGCCAAACCGATACCAATTACGCTCAACGGAGGGACGAGGGCTACTGCGATCGCCACTCCAGGTAAAGCATCGGCGATCCGCCTTCGGGAATTGGCAAAAGCCCCCGCTGCTCCTGCGGCAAGAGCAATTCCCAGATCGATTAAAGTAGGATTGGAACGAGATACAATTTCTGGTCCGACCGTTTTTAATTGAACGATAACGGCAGTTAACCAGGAAATTGCGATTGTTAGCGTTACACCTGTAAAAAGAGTCAAAGTCGAGCGTCTGAGTAAACGTCGATTAGCAACTGAAGCTGAATAAGCAATTCCTACGATTGGTCCGATTAAAGGTGCAATAATCATCGCACCAATAATGATGGCAACGCTATCTCCTAACAAGCCAAATGTGGCAATAATACCCGACATACCCAAGAGAAAATGATAACTCAAGGAAGGTACGGAAGCTCGCCACAAATCGCGATTGAGACTGGCAATTGGAATTGGTTTCTCTGCCAACCAATGCCAATCACCGCTTTGAGTATTCCAAAACTCTTCGATTTTTTTGGTTTGAACGGGAAGTTTTTTACGAAAATAAGACTTAATCCGCTCGAAAATGCTGGGACTGTGAGTAAGAAGTAACATATTTTATCTACAAATAAAAATAATTCGATTTGGTGTTTTGTCTGTTTTATTAATGACGGATAAATAATCCCTTAATAACTCCCCCTGCTC from Myxosarcina sp. GI1 encodes:
- a CDS encoding TIGR00341 family protein gives rise to the protein MLLLTHSPSIFERIKSYFRKKLPVQTKKIEEFWNTQSGDWHWLAEKPIPIASLNRDLWRASVPSLSYHFLLGMSGIIATFGLLGDSVAIIIGAMIIAPLIGPIVGIAYSASVANRRLLRRSTLTLFTGVTLTIAISWLTAVIVQLKTVGPEIVSRSNPTLIDLGIALAAGAAGAFANSRRRIADALPGVAIAVALVPPLSVIGIGLALGEKSLTIGSSLLFLTNLTGIVFSGLIVFLCQSYGSIERAKQGLIFSIGIIALLGLPLTFSLRTLIIQKNVRYTVNEIVRSRTPIFSNSDIRSIEVKPQSDYLLVEMEVASADAISRARLEQARDLLAKELERPVELRVKVIPIDILEIPQQPL